GCTGCGGGGGGCGTTCCGTTTCGACGGGGAGTTCGACGCGGCGCTGGAACTGCTCGCGGCCGAGCCGTCGTTCGACGGGCTGGTCAGCGCGGTGGTCCCGGTCCGGGAGGCGGAGTCGGCGTTCGCGCTGGCCGCGGACCGGACCGTGTCCTGCAAGGTCCTGCTGGACTTCGCGGACTGACCCGGTCGCGCCTCGGCGCCCCGCGAGATCCTGCGCTCGGCTTCGGCCTGATACGGCTTCCCTGTCGGCGCGGTCGGCCCGATGATGGAAGGCCCCTGGGAACGGCATCCCAGGGGCGACCGTGTCGGGGGGCGTCATGGCGGTTTCCCTCGGGGTGCGTATCTCGGGGCTGCTCGTCGTCGGAACGGTGGCGGTGGCCGCCGCGGCCTTCACCGGTGACGGGAGTGACACGCCAGGCAGAGGCGACGGCGGGGGCACGATCGTCACGGCCGGTCCCTCGGGCCGTGCGCCGGCGGGGCGTACCGGCTTCCCCTCCCCCGTCGTCCCGGCGCGGCCCAGGCCCGACGGGCACGTGAACAGCCCCACCGCGACGCCCGGGCCGCTGCGAAGCCCGGCCGCCTCGCCCGCCCCCGCCCCCTCGCCTTCTCCCTCCGCGAGCAAGAGCCCCCTCGACATCCCCGTCTGGCTGCCGCCGGGTCCGGGTTCACCGAACGCCGACGGCGTACCGGATCCGTCCAGCGTCTACGACGGGCTCCGCGCCCCCACCGAGTGCCGGACCGCCCTCGATGTCGTCTCCGGGAAACCGGCGGGCGACGAGTGGCGGTTGCTGCGCGGGCTCGCCTCCGCCTGTCTCGCCGTGCAGGGCAAGGGCGGCAACTGGGAGACGGCCTCGCGGGACTTCGCCGCGCTCGCGGGGAGGTCCGGCACCTGCAAGGGGCGGGCCGGGTACGCCGTGCTGGGCGGGCTGCTCGACTTCCACCGGCGGCATCCCGCCACCACCGTGCGGCTCGCGGCCACCTCCGGTGGCAAGCCCGCGTGCGCGTACGCGATCACCGGGGTCGATGCGGGCGGCGACGGTCAGGCGCGGCCCGGGGAGACCGTCGGCGTCGAGCTGGCCGGAACGTACTTCGACCATGCCGAACTGCTGCGGGACGGGCGGGTGTTCGTCGACGGCCGGGAGCTGGACGGGCCGCCGGTCCTCGCCTCCGAGGCGGGTGACCGTCTGGTGCTGAACGTGGTGGTGCCGGTGGTGGAGGGCATGCCGAGGGCCGTCGACGTGGCCGTCCGGTTCGGGGGTGTCGAGGTGCGGGCGCGGGACGCGTTCACCGTCGTGGCGCCCGCGCCCACGGTGTCCGAGCCGGCGACGCCCACCACGTCAGTGGCGCCACAGGGAGTGTTCCCGCTCGGCCCACTCCCGGCTCACCTTCCCCGTCCGCAGGCCGCGCCGGGCTTCCGGGTCCCCCAGGGCCATGCCGATGTGGCCGGCGAGGACGATACCGACGGTCAGGGCCAGCCAGTCGTGGACGAAGGTCGCGCTGGTACGCCACTGGATCGGGGTGAGGTGGGTGAACCACATCAGCAGACCGGTGCCGAGCATCACCAGCGTGGCGCCGGCGATCCAGGAGGCGTAGATCTTCTGCCCGGCGTTGAACTTGCCCGCCGGACGGGCCGAGGGCCGCTTGTCGCGGCGCAGGGCGGCACGCAGCCAGACCCGGTCGTGCGGGCCGAAGCGGTTCAGGAAGCGCAGGTCGGTGCGGAAGTGGCGGGAGACGAGGCCGGCCAGGACGGGGACCGGCAGGGCGAGGCCGGACCACTCGTGGACGCGGACGACCAGCTCACGGCGGCCGACGAGCTCGGCGAGCTGCGGGATGTAGAGACACGCGGCGGTGAGCACGCAGACGCCCATCAGGGCGGCGGTCGTGCGGTGCACCCAGCGCTGGGAACGCCCGAAGCGGCGTACGCGCGTCTGCGGCGGGGCTTCAGCTCGTAGGGTCATCGTCCCGTCCGTTCGACTTGCCGACCCAGGCGTCGACGTCGTAGCCGCGCTCCTCCCAGTAGCCGGGCTCCACGTCCTCGGTGACGGTGATGCCGGAGAGCCACTTGGCGGACTTGTAGAAGTACATGGGTGCGACGTAGAGGCGGACCGGGCCGCCGTGGCTGTGGCCGAGGTCCTTGTCCTGCATGCGCAGGGCGACCAGGACGTCCGCGCGGCGGGCCTGGTCGAGGGTGAGGCTCTCGGTGTAGGTGCCGTCGAAGCAGCTGAAGCGGATCGCGGTGGCCTTGGCCCGTACTCCGGCGGCGTCGAGCAGGTGGGAGAGGCGTACGCCCTCGAAGGGGGTGCCCGGGACCCGCCAGCCGGTGACGCACTGGACGTCCTTGACCATCCGGGTCTGGGGCATGGCCCGCAGGTCGGACAGGGTGTAGGTGGCCGGGCGGTCGACGAGGCCGTCGATCTTGAGACGGTAGGTCGAGGCGTTCTTGTGGGGGACGGAGGAGGTGACCGAGTAGTAGCGGAAGCCGCCGCCGTTGGGGAGCAGGCCCGTCAGGCCGGTGGGGTCCTTGTCGGCCGCGCTGCCGAGGAAGGACTCCAGGCCGCGTTGCAGGGTGGGCGCGGCGACCACGCCGAGGGCGCCCAGGCCGAGGGTGCCGAGGAAAACACGGCGGCCGATGGGCCTGCCCTGTTCCTCGGGTTGTCCGGAGTTCACCCACCCATTCGAACACCCGCGGCCCTGGTGGACCAGGGCTCGCGGGTGCCCGTCAGACTTCCGTAACCACTTCTTACGAGGACGCGGCCTTGTCCAGCTGGAACGCCTCGTTGCCGAGCCCGATGCGGGCGTGGGCCTCGGGTGAGCGGGCGCGCAGGAACAGTCCCTGGGCCAGGCCGACGATCAGGGCGAGGCCGATGATGCCGGGCAGGAGCCAGCTCAGGGAGGAGTCCGGTCCGGCGCCGACCAGGACGTCGAAGTCCTTGACGGTGTAGCCGGCGATGACGAGCAGGGCGATGCCGGCGACCGCGGAGGTGGCCAGGCGCCAGGCCTGGGTGCCGGCGGCGCCGCGGCGGACGAAGAAGACGACCACCGAGAAGGAGGCCGCCGCCATCAGCAGGATGACCCCGAGGGCGCCGATGTTGCCGCCCCAGGTGAACAGGTGCAGGACGGGTTCGGTGGGGTCGCCGGTGGGCTTGTCGTCGGCGAACGCGAAGGCGGCGACGATCACCACCGAGACGGCCGTCTGGAGCAGGGACCCGGTTCCGGGGGCACCGCTGGTGCCGGTGGTGCGGCCGAAGGCGGCGGGGAGCAGGCCCTCGCGGCCCATGGCGAAGGCGTAGCGGGCGACGACGTTGTGGAAGCTGAGCATGGCGGCGAACATGCCGGTCACGAACAGGATGTGCAGGACGTCGGTGAAGGTGCCGCCGAGGCGGGACTCGGTGAGGTTGAACAGCAGTCCGGCGCTCTGCTTCTGCGACTCGCCGACGATCGCGGAGGGCCCGGTGGCGACGGTGAGGGCCCAGCTGCTGACCGCGAAGAAGACGGCGACCCCGCCGACGGCCAGGAACATCACGCGGGGCACCAGGACGTGCGGGCGGCTGGTCTCCTCGGCGTACACGGGTGCCTGCTCGAAGCCGAGGAAGGCCGCGATGCAGAAGCACAGGGCGGTGCCGACGCCCGCGCCGGTGAGGGTGTCCGGGTTGAAGGCGTGCAGGGACAGGCCCTCCTTGCCGGGGTCGGCGACGGCGGCGATGTCGAAGATGACGACCAGGACCACCTCGATGACCAGCAGGACGCCGAGCACCTTCGCGTTGACGTCGATCTTCAGCCAGCCCAGCGCGCCGACGGCAAGTGCGGCCACCAGGGCCGGTATCCACCAGGCGACCTCCAGCTCGGCGTAGGTGGCGAAGAGGCCGGAGACCTCGAAGCCGAAGATGCCGTAGATGCCGACCTGGAGGGCGTTGTAGGCGACCAGGGCGACCAGGGCCGCGCTCGCGCCGGCCGTGCCGCCGAGGCCGCGGGAGATGTACGCGTAGAAGGCGCCGGCGTTGTGGACGTGGCGGCTCATCTCGGCGTAGCCGATGCCGAACAGGACGAGGATCACGCCGAGGAGGACGAAGAGCAGGGGCTGTCCGACGATGCCCATCACCGCGAATGTGGTGGGCATGACACCCGCGACCACCATGAGGGGCGCGGTCGCCGCGAGCACGGAGAGCAGCAGGCCCCCGGTGCCCAGGCGGTCGGCGCGCAGGGCCCGCTCCTGGCCCTTGAAGGTGCTGATGCCGTCGGTTCTCTTCGTACTCGAGCTGTCGGTTGTCACGGGGGGACCGTCCTTTTCGGGGAGGGGAGGGCGTCACACCGTGCCGAGCGCGCTGTCGCGTGCGGCACGGAAGGCTGAGGCGGGGTCGCGGTCGGGGTACGCCCAGGGGGCGGGGGTGGGGTGCTCGCCGATGCGGTGGAACAGGGCGGCGGCCTCGGCGCCCCGGCCCTCGCAGACCTTGGCGTGGGCGAGGAAGTTGAGGTCGACGAGGCGGCGGGGGTGGCCCTCGTGCTCCCACTCCAGCCACCAGTCGAAGGCGGCCTTCATCACCTGGCGGGCCCGGCGGCCGACCCAGTGGCCGGAGGCGGCCGGGTCGGGGGGCTCATGGCCGGCGCCGGCGAGGACGCGGTAGCGCTCGGCGTGGGCGATGACCGGGAGGATCGCGAGCGGGGAGTCGGCGGGGGCCTGTTCGGCGGCCCAGTTGGCGAAGTCGTAGACCTCGTGCAGCGGGTCCGGGCCGGCGTCGGCGCGGTGCTCGGCGAGCCGGGCGACCATCAGATGGTGGGCGTGGTGGTGGTCGGCGTAGCGGCGGCGGACCTCCTCGAAGATCCGGACGGCGCTTCCGGCGCCGGCCGTGCCCTGTTCCAGCATGAGCAGGCCCAGCCAGGGGGTGGGGTCGGCGGGGGCGCGCTCGGCGGCGGCCCGGCAGGCCTCGCGGGCGCGGTCCGGCTTCTCCTTGCCGCGCAGGGCGCGCTGGACCTGGGCGAGGGCGAGCAGGACGGAGGCGTCGGCGGACTCGGGTTCGGCGAGCAGCCAGTCGCGGGTCCAGGCGGCGCTGTACGGCTCCAGGGCGAGGACGGTCACCCGGTGGCCGCGCAGGTCCCACTCGTCGCCGGACTGGGCGATCAGGGAGCGGGCGGCCTGCCAGCGGCCCTGGGCCAGCGCGGCGCGGGCGGAGACGAGTTCGGCGTCGTCGAGGGCGGCGTCGAAGGCCTGGGACGCCCGTCTTCGGCTGCGGCCCAGTGGGGGTGGGGGTGGAGACACCGCGGAGACTTCCTCACGCGACGTTGCTCGACGTCGTGGTTCGTTGCGTGGGCAGATGGTCACGGACAGCAAACCCGCAGCCAAGGCTTCTCGTCAAGGCTGGGACGGGTGTTACACGGTTCAACTGTCGTGACAGGAGAGGCAGTTGTGATCATGATCGGCAGGTCGCCGGGCCTCTGTGTGGCGTACGCCATGGCGTCCTGGGCCCCGCCCCCGCACCATGGCGAGAAGGTCGTACGGGGTGACCGAGTCAACTGCCCGGTTCCGGGTACTCCGGGGAGCAAGCCGGGCCCAAGGGCGCTAAAGTCGGCCCCTGACCCGTCCCCGTAACCCGGCCCATTGATCGAGGTACGCAGCGTGTCGGTTCTTGTTCTGGTTCTCGCCGTGAGCGCCGCCTGCTGCCTGGGCTTCGGTTTCGTCCTCCAGCAGAACGCGGCTCAGCGGGCACCCCTGAACGACTTCCTCTCGCCCCGGCTGCTCCTGGACCTCGTCAAGATCCCTCGCTGGCTCGGCGGTATCGCCCTGATGGTGGCCGGCATGGTCCTCGGCGCCATCGCGCTGGGCCAGGGCGAGATCTCCCTGGTGGAGCCGCTGCTGGCGACGAACCTGCTGTTCGCGATGGCCCTCTCGCGCCACCAGACCAAGCAGTCACTGGGCCGCCAGGGCTGGGCGGGCCTGCTGCTCCTCGCCGGCGGCGTGACGGCGTTCATCGTGGCGGGCGAACCCCGCGGCGGTACGGCGGTCACGGACCCGTTCCGGCACTGGCTGATCATCGGCGTGATGATCGGTCTCGCGCTGCTGCTGACGACGTACGCGAAGCGGTCCCGGCTGGTCGCGGGGCCGGCGCTGCTCGCGGTGGCGGCCGGGCTGCTGTACGGCGTGCAGGACGCGCTGACGCGGGTGAGCGGCGAGCGGTTCTCCGAGGGCGGCCTCGTGCACGTCCTCACCGGCTGGCAGCCGTACGCGGTGCTGGCGCTCGGCGTGACCGGCCTGGTGCTGGTCCAGAGCGCCTTCGAGACGGCCTCCCTGCGGATGTCGCTCCCCGCCCTCACCGCCGCCCAGCCCCTCGCCGGGATCATCTGCGGCGTGGGCTTCCTGGGCGACCGGCTGCGCACCGACACGGGGGCGCTCGCGTGGGAGGCGGCGGGGCTGGCCGCGGTCGTGGCCGGGATCGTGCTGCTCGGCCTGCATCCGGCGATGCCGTGCGGCACGACGGAGCGACCGGTACGGGCGCGGGATCTCCAGCCGAACTGACGGCACCGGGAAGGTCGGGGTGTCGCGGTCGGCCTGCCGAGACCGGCCCCGAGCCCCACTGACAGGCCTGCTTGGATGGACCCCATGAGCTCCGCTGACGAGATCCTCGACATCGTCGACGAGAACGACCAGGTCGTCGGGCAGTCCCCCCGCGGTGCGGCGTACGCCCGGGGCCTGCGCCACCGCTGCGCCTTCATCCAGGTCCGGGACACCGCCGGCCGTCTCTTCGTGCACCGCCGCACCGCGACCAAGCTGGTCTTCCCCTCCCTGTACGACATGTGGGTCGGCGGAGTGGTCGGCGCGGGCGAGACCTACGACGAGGCCGCGCTGCGGGAGGCGGAGGAGGAGCTGGGCGTCTCCGGGCTCCCCTCCCCCGAGTTCCTCTTCAAGTTCCTGTACGACGACGGCGCCGGGCGGACCTGGTGGTCGGCGGTGTACGAGGTGCGCTGCGATCTGCCGGTGAATCCCCAGGTCGAGGAGGTCGCCTGGCACGACTTCCTGCCGGAGGAGGAGGTGGAGCGGCGGCTGTCGCGGTGGGAGTGGGTACCGGACGGCCTGGACGCGTACGAGCGGCTGCGGGCCTTCCGGGCGGGCGGCTGATCGGGGCCGGACGGCCCGGTAGGGTCCAGGGCGTGATCGATTTTGCACGGAACGTCCGGCTCTGGTTCGCGCCCGAGGCGATCCGGGAGGACGGCAGGACGCCCGACTACCGGTTCTCGCTCGCCAATGAGCGCACCTTTCTGGCCTGGCTGCGGACCGCGCTCGCGCTCATCGGCGGCGGGTTCGCGGTGGACCAGTTCCTGCCGGATCTGCGCTGGGGCTGGCGGGTCGGGCTGGCGCTCGCGCTGCTCGGGGCCGGGGTGCTGTGCTCGTTGCGCGCGGTCAATCACTGGATGCGGTGCGAACGGGCGATGCGACGGGGCGAGGATCTGCCCGTGTCGCGGTTCCCGGCGGTACTGAGCGTCGTCGTGGCGGTCGTCGCCGTCGCCATGGTCTTCGTCGTGCTCGTCGGGTGGGAGGGGTGAGCACCCCGGCCGCCGAGGAACGGGACCCCGGACTCCAGCCCGAGCGCACCCGGCTCGCATGGCGCCGTACGACCCTCTCCGGCACCGTCTGCGCCGTACTCGCCGTCAAGACCGCGCTGCACGGCGGTCCGTCCGCCTCCGGCGTCGTCGCCTGCGCCCTGGCCTGCGTGCTCTGGCTGGGCTTCCTGCTGCTCGCGCACCGCCGCATCCGCGCCCTCGCCGCCGCCGACGCCCCCTCCGCGATCGCCCCGCTCCACGCCACGGCGGCGGTCCTGTGCACCGTGGCGATGGCCGCGTGCGGGGCCGCCCTGGTGTTCTAGCTCCCGCCGGCCCTTCTCGCCCTCACCCCTCCCCCTCGGTCTCCCAGTCCACCGTCACCACGATCTTCCCGCGGGTCCGCCCCTCCTGATTCAGCCGTTGCGCCTCCGCCGCCCGCTCCAGCGGGAACGTCCGCGACACATGCACCGACACCACGCCCTGATCGGCGAGTTCGGACAGCCGCCGCAGGTCCTCGGCGTCCGGGCGCACCCAGAAGTAGCGGCCGCCGTAGCCGACGACCTCCCCGTCCGCGATGGACACCAGGCGGCCCTCGGGAGCCAGCAGGTTCGCCGAGACCGTCAGGGTCTCGCCGCCGATCGTGTCGAACACCGCGTCCACGCCCTCGGGGGCCAGTCCGCGCACCCGCTCGGCCAGGCCCTCGCCGTACTCGACGGGCTCGCCGCCGAGGCCGCGGACGAAGTCGTGGTTGCGCGGGCTCGCCGTACCGATGACCCGGGCACCGAAGTGGCGGGCCAGCTGTACGGCGACGGAGCCCACACCCCCCGCCGCCGCGTGCACCAGGACCGTCTCGCCGCGCTTGACCTGGAGCGCCTTCACCAGCACCTGGTAGGCGGTGAGCCCCACCAGCGGCAGGCCGGCCGCCTCCTCGAAGGAGAGGGTGCGGGGCTTGCGGGCGAGGGTGCGGACGGGGGCGGCCACGTACTCGGCGAAGGTGCCCCGGGAGAGGAAGTCCTCGCGGACGTATCCGATGACCTCGTCGCCGACCGCGAACTCCGTGACGGACACGCCGAGTCCGACCACGACCCCGGACACGTCCCAGCCGGGGACCACCGGGAAGACGGGGTCGAGGATCGGGTCGAGGTGCCCCTCGCGGGCGTGCCAGTCGACCGGGTTGACCGCCGCCGCCCGGACCTTGACCAGCACCGCGTCGACCCCGACCTTGGGGTCGCGCACCTCCCCGTATGCGAGGACCTCGGGCCCGCCGTAGCGTGAGTAGCTGATGCCTTTCATGGCACCGACCCTCCGGGGTACTCGGACGCCACGCAAGCGGGATGCCCGGATATGCGGCGTTCGCGTGGCAGCCTTTCCGACGGCATCGGCAACATCTCCGAAGGTGAGCAGCATGACCACCCTCCACCAGGAACACGCCTCCCACTCCCACGCGCACGGCCCCGACTGCGGGCACACCGAGGTGCCGCACGGGGACCACGTCGACTACGCGCACGGCGGCCATCTGCACCGCGAGCACGGCGGCCACTGGGACGAGTGCGAGCCGGGCGGGCATGTCACCCATGACGGTCACGAGCACACGCACGGGGACGACTGCGGCCACGAGAGCGTGCTGCACGGCGACCACGTCGACTATGTGCACGACGGTCACCGCCACGCCCGCCACGAGGGCCACTGGGACGACCACTGACCCGGCACTGACCGGTCCGCGACCTGACATCGCCCGACCGAGAAGCATCCCCGACAGCTCCCCGGCGCACCGCGCGGGGAGCTGTCGGCCTAGGGTGGCTCAGATCACGTTCGCTCTACACACTGGACGGCATACCGACCGGTCGGCATCATGAGTCGGGAAGTGTTCGTCTGCCGTAGGAGCGATGCATGAGCCCCGACCATCCGCCCGGACTCGACCTCGACCGGCTGCGCGGCCTGCTCGACCGCGTGCGGCCCGGACTGGTCCACGGCCCCCTGACCGGCCGACTGATCGAGGGCGGACGGTCCAACCTCACCTACGCGGTCTCCGACGGCACGTCGAAGTGGGTCGTACGACGGCCTCCGCTCGGTCATGTCCTGGCCACCGCGCACGACATGAAGCGCGAGCACCGGGTGATCAGCGCGCTGCATCCGACGAACGTTCCGGTGCCGCGGCCGGTGCTGCTGTGCGAGTCCGAAGAGGACACAGCGGTGTTCGGGTCGCCGTTCTACGTCATGGAGTTCGTCGAGGGCACTCCCTACCGCACCGCCGACCAGCTGGTCCCGCTCGGCCCGGAGCGCACCCGGGGCGCGGTGCTGTCCCTGGTGGACACGCTCGTCGAACTGCACGCGGTGGACCCCGCCGGGGTGGGTCTCGCGGACTTCGGACGCCCCGAGGGCTTCCTGGACCGCCAGCTGCGCCGTTGGGGCAAGCAGCTGGACGCCTCCCGCAACCGTGAGCTGGCCGGCATCGACGAACTGCACGCGGCGCTCGGCCGGCAGCTGCCGACGTCCCCCGAGGCGACCGTGATCCACGGCGACTACCGGCTCGACAACGTGCTGATCGGTGACGACGACAGCATCAAGGCGATCCTCGACTGGGAGATGTCGACCCTCGGTGACCCGCTCACCGACCTCGGGCTGCTGGTCATGTACAGCATGCCGCTCGACATGCCCGACTCCCCCGTCGCCACCACCGCCACAGCCCCCGGGCACCCGGAGCCGGCCGAGCTGATCGAGCGGTACGCGGCCCGGTCGGGGCGCGATGTCTCCCAGGTGTCCTGGTACACGGCGTTCGCCTGGTTCAAGCTCGCCGTGATCCTCGAGGGCATCCACTACCGCTACACCCTGGGCCAGACGGTCGGCGACGGCTTCGACCGCATCGGCGACCTCGTCCCCGTCTTCATCTCGCACGGCCTGACCACCCTCCAGGAAGGCTGACCCGCCATGGACTTCGCGTTCGACGCACGCACCGAGGAACTGCGTGCCAAGCTGCTCGCCTTCATGGACGAGCACGTCTACCCCGCCGAGGCCGTCGCCGAGGAGCAGCGCGCCCGGCTGGCCTCGCCGTGGGACACCCCGGCCGTGGTGGAGGAGTTGAAGGCCGAGGCACGCAGGCAGGGCCTGTGGAACCTCTTCCTGCCCGACGCCGAGTACGGGGCCGGGCTGACCAACCTGCAGTACGCGCCGCTCGCCGAGATCACCGGCCGCTCCCCGCAGCTCGCGCCGACCGCGCTGAACTGCGCGGCGCCGGACACCGGCAACATGGAGGTGCTCACCCAGTTCGGTGACGAGCAGCAGAAGAAGCAGTGGCTGGAGCCGCTGCTTGCCGGTGAGATCCGCTCGGCGTTCGCGATGACCGAGCCGGAGGTGGCCTCCTCGGACGCCACCAACATCACCACGTACATCGAGCGGGAGGGCGACGAGTACGTCGTCACGGGCCGCAAGTGGTACATCTCCGGGGCGATGAACCCGGACTGCAAGATCTTCATCGTGATGGGCAAGACGGACCCGGACGGCGACGACATCCGCCGCCAGCAGTCGATGATCCTGGTCCCCCGCGACACCCCGGGCGTCACGGTCAAGAGGGCGATGCAGGTCTTCGGCTACGAGGACCACTCCCACGGCGGTCACGCCGAGGTGGTCTTCGACCACGCGCGCGTGCCGGTGTCGAACCTGATCGGCGAGGAGGGCGGCGGCTTCGCCATCGCCCAGGCCCGCCTCGGTCCGGGGCGGATCCACCACTGCATGCGGCTGATCGGCATGGCGGAGCGGGCGATCGAGCTGATGTGCCGCCGGGCGGTGTCCCGTGCGGCCTTCGGCAAGGCGCTGGCCCAGCAGGGCGTGGTGCACAACTGGATCGCCGACGCGCGGGTGACCGTCGAGCAGCTGCGGCTCCTCGTGCTGAAGACGGCCTGGCTGATGGACACCGTCGGCAACCGGGGCGCCCACACGGAGATCCAGTCCATCAAGATCGCCACGCCGCGTGCGGTGGTCGACATCATCGACCGGGCGATCCAGCTGCACGGCGCGGGTGGCGTCAGCCAGGACTTCCCGCTGGCCGAGCTGTACGCCGGTGCCCGCACGCTGATGATCGCCGACGGGCCGGACGAGGTGCACCAGCGGTCGCTGGCGCGGCGCGAGCTGAAGAAGTACGTGTGAACCCCTGGGGCCGGCGGGGCATGCACGCCCCGCCGGCCCCCCTCCCCCGAGGTGATGGTCAGCCGGGCTGTGTGGTCGCGCTCAGCGTCCAGAGGGGTGGCTCGGTCACCGGGATCGAACACGCGGCCTGCGCCTGCGACGGCACCAGATCGGCCTGCGCCGCGGCGGGTACGGCCGCCGTGCCGCCGAGTGCGAGCAGCGAGCCCGGGGGCGCCCCGGCGGTGGCGGGGCCATCCGGGCCGTGGCCGCCCGCGAGGCGATCTTCGGGCCCGGGGTGGCCCGGCGGGTCCTCGGGCAGCTCGGGCGGCCGCTGCCGCAGCCCGATCCGTGCCCGGCGCTCACCCC
Above is a window of Streptomyces sp. NBC_00490 DNA encoding:
- a CDS encoding NADP-dependent oxidoreductase, with translation MKGISYSRYGGPEVLAYGEVRDPKVGVDAVLVKVRAAAVNPVDWHAREGHLDPILDPVFPVVPGWDVSGVVVGLGVSVTEFAVGDEVIGYVREDFLSRGTFAEYVAAPVRTLARKPRTLSFEEAAGLPLVGLTAYQVLVKALQVKRGETVLVHAAAGGVGSVAVQLARHFGARVIGTASPRNHDFVRGLGGEPVEYGEGLAERVRGLAPEGVDAVFDTIGGETLTVSANLLAPEGRLVSIADGEVVGYGGRYFWVRPDAEDLRRLSELADQGVVSVHVSRTFPLERAAEAQRLNQEGRTRGKIVVTVDWETEGEG
- a CDS encoding acyl-CoA dehydrogenase family protein, which translates into the protein MDFAFDARTEELRAKLLAFMDEHVYPAEAVAEEQRARLASPWDTPAVVEELKAEARRQGLWNLFLPDAEYGAGLTNLQYAPLAEITGRSPQLAPTALNCAAPDTGNMEVLTQFGDEQQKKQWLEPLLAGEIRSAFAMTEPEVASSDATNITTYIEREGDEYVVTGRKWYISGAMNPDCKIFIVMGKTDPDGDDIRRQQSMILVPRDTPGVTVKRAMQVFGYEDHSHGGHAEVVFDHARVPVSNLIGEEGGGFAIAQARLGPGRIHHCMRLIGMAERAIELMCRRAVSRAAFGKALAQQGVVHNWIADARVTVEQLRLLVLKTAWLMDTVGNRGAHTEIQSIKIATPRAVVDIIDRAIQLHGAGGVSQDFPLAELYAGARTLMIADGPDEVHQRSLARRELKKYV
- a CDS encoding NUDIX hydrolase: MSSADEILDIVDENDQVVGQSPRGAAYARGLRHRCAFIQVRDTAGRLFVHRRTATKLVFPSLYDMWVGGVVGAGETYDEAALREAEEELGVSGLPSPEFLFKFLYDDGAGRTWWSAVYEVRCDLPVNPQVEEVAWHDFLPEEEVERRLSRWEWVPDGLDAYERLRAFRAGG
- a CDS encoding APC family permease; amino-acid sequence: MTTDSSSTKRTDGISTFKGQERALRADRLGTGGLLLSVLAATAPLMVVAGVMPTTFAVMGIVGQPLLFVLLGVILVLFGIGYAEMSRHVHNAGAFYAYISRGLGGTAGASAALVALVAYNALQVGIYGIFGFEVSGLFATYAELEVAWWIPALVAALAVGALGWLKIDVNAKVLGVLLVIEVVLVVIFDIAAVADPGKEGLSLHAFNPDTLTGAGVGTALCFCIAAFLGFEQAPVYAEETSRPHVLVPRVMFLAVGGVAVFFAVSSWALTVATGPSAIVGESQKQSAGLLFNLTESRLGGTFTDVLHILFVTGMFAAMLSFHNVVARYAFAMGREGLLPAAFGRTTGTSGAPGTGSLLQTAVSVVIVAAFAFADDKPTGDPTEPVLHLFTWGGNIGALGVILLMAAASFSVVVFFVRRGAAGTQAWRLATSAVAGIALLVIAGYTVKDFDVLVGAGPDSSLSWLLPGIIGLALIVGLAQGLFLRARSPEAHARIGLGNEAFQLDKAASS
- a CDS encoding DMT family transporter translates to MSVLVLVLAVSAACCLGFGFVLQQNAAQRAPLNDFLSPRLLLDLVKIPRWLGGIALMVAGMVLGAIALGQGEISLVEPLLATNLLFAMALSRHQTKQSLGRQGWAGLLLLAGGVTAFIVAGEPRGGTAVTDPFRHWLIIGVMIGLALLLTTYAKRSRLVAGPALLAVAAGLLYGVQDALTRVSGERFSEGGLVHVLTGWQPYAVLALGVTGLVLVQSAFETASLRMSLPALTAAQPLAGIICGVGFLGDRLRTDTGALAWEAAGLAAVVAGIVLLGLHPAMPCGTTERPVRARDLQPN
- a CDS encoding YidH family protein; translated protein: MIDFARNVRLWFAPEAIREDGRTPDYRFSLANERTFLAWLRTALALIGGGFAVDQFLPDLRWGWRVGLALALLGAGVLCSLRAVNHWMRCERAMRRGEDLPVSRFPAVLSVVVAVVAVAMVFVVLVGWEG
- a CDS encoding DUF202 domain-containing protein translates to MSTPAAEERDPGLQPERTRLAWRRTTLSGTVCAVLAVKTALHGGPSASGVVACALACVLWLGFLLLAHRRIRALAAADAPSAIAPLHATAAVLCTVAMAACGAALVF
- a CDS encoding molybdopterin-dependent oxidoreductase, whose product is MNSGQPEEQGRPIGRRVFLGTLGLGALGVVAAPTLQRGLESFLGSAADKDPTGLTGLLPNGGGFRYYSVTSSVPHKNASTYRLKIDGLVDRPATYTLSDLRAMPQTRMVKDVQCVTGWRVPGTPFEGVRLSHLLDAAGVRAKATAIRFSCFDGTYTESLTLDQARRADVLVALRMQDKDLGHSHGGPVRLYVAPMYFYKSAKWLSGITVTEDVEPGYWEERGYDVDAWVGKSNGRDDDPTS
- a CDS encoding cytochrome b/b6 domain-containing protein; the encoded protein is MTLRAEAPPQTRVRRFGRSQRWVHRTTAALMGVCVLTAACLYIPQLAELVGRRELVVRVHEWSGLALPVPVLAGLVSRHFRTDLRFLNRFGPHDRVWLRAALRRDKRPSARPAGKFNAGQKIYASWIAGATLVMLGTGLLMWFTHLTPIQWRTSATFVHDWLALTVGIVLAGHIGMALGDPEARRGLRTGKVSREWAEREHSLWRH
- a CDS encoding phosphotransferase family protein; this encodes MSPDHPPGLDLDRLRGLLDRVRPGLVHGPLTGRLIEGGRSNLTYAVSDGTSKWVVRRPPLGHVLATAHDMKREHRVISALHPTNVPVPRPVLLCESEEDTAVFGSPFYVMEFVEGTPYRTADQLVPLGPERTRGAVLSLVDTLVELHAVDPAGVGLADFGRPEGFLDRQLRRWGKQLDASRNRELAGIDELHAALGRQLPTSPEATVIHGDYRLDNVLIGDDDSIKAILDWEMSTLGDPLTDLGLLVMYSMPLDMPDSPVATTATAPGHPEPAELIERYAARSGRDVSQVSWYTAFAWFKLAVILEGIHYRYTLGQTVGDGFDRIGDLVPVFISHGLTTLQEG